The Panicum virgatum strain AP13 chromosome 3N, P.virgatum_v5, whole genome shotgun sequence genome includes the window GTGGCTCCAGGTGGATGCTACGGGTGGTGTGGCAAAGAAATTGTTTGACATTGGCTATAACCGCCGGCTTGCAGCAATCAATGGAAGCTGGCTTGGTGCCTGGGGATTAGAGAAACTCTTGTGGGATACGCTTGTTTTTGGAAAGGTGCGTGCAATTTTGGGAGGAAAGATTCGGTTTGTTCTCTCAGGTGGAGCACCTCTATCTGGGGATACTCAGAGATTTATCAATATATGCCTTGGGTAAGATCATTTAAATCCTCATTTTGTTCTCTGATGGCAATTGTTTTGGTTATCCTAGTCTGAAGTTGACAGTCTCGTGCAATTTCAGGGCTCCAATAGGGCAAGGGTATGGTCTGACTGAAACTTGTGCTGGAGGTACATTTTCTGAGTATGATGATACATCTGTTGGCCGTGTTGGTGCTCCACTACCTTGTTCGTATATTAAGGTCAGCTTTGGTTTGTTACCCATATATCAATTTGAGGTGGATTGATTTTTTAGATCAAAGCTGCTTTTGTCCCATTGTGTGATCTGTGTGGATATATTTATAATCTTTTTAACACCTAAGAAGGTTTTTATATTGAATATCTTCCTTAATTGGGGAATAAGTTGTTTGTTGTTCTTGTTTTCAAGTTGAGGTCCATGCTTGTGCTTTAAATTTTCTGGCTTCTTGATCCTATTTCTTAGTGGAGATTAGTTCTCATGATTGTATAGTCATTGTTAACTGTTAACCTCACGCAATTCCTGACATATAGGCCATTGTATTTTCAGTTGATTGACTGGCCTGAAGGTGGATACTTAACAACTGATTCACCTATGCCTCGGGGAGAAATAGTCATAGGGGGTCCTAATGTAACCAAAGGTTATTTCAAGAATGAAGCCAAAACAAATGAAGTCTACAAGGTATGCTTGCCAATATTTCCACAGGATATTTCATGAAATGCACTAATAAGTTTTTCTTTCACAATTCATGTAAGCATAAATCTCATATATCTTGTGAAGGATGATGAAAAAGGTATGCGGTGGTTCTATTCTGGTGACATTGGACGTTTCCATCCAGATGGCTGCCTTGAAATCATTGACCGTAAGAAAGATATTGtgaagcttcaacatggtgaatatgtatcTCTGGGGAAGGTAAGCAATATTGAAGTTCTAGTCAGACTGGCTGATTGGACTGCTTAACTGATTGGACGATTACAGGTGGAGGCTGCTTTGATTGTGAGCCCATATGTGGAGAACATCATGGTTTACGCTGATCCTTTCCACAACTTCTGCATTGCACTTGTGGTAGCTGCACACAACGAGCTGGAGAGCTGGGCTTCACAGCAAGGAATTAAATATAGTGATTTCTCAGATTTGTGCCAGAAGGAAGAGGCTGTCAAGGAAGTGCTTGGATCTTTAGCAAAGGTTTGTGTTCTCTATCCCTGTTAACATATGGTTGCTATACTGTGGTTGGATCACTACAGATGTCTCATGCTAGGCTCAATGCTTTTGCATATGCACTTATATGGAATAAAGGATTAGGCATCCATGGACCACCATGGTTTCACTCATACACGCATTCATTTTTTATCTTCCATATAGATGACAGAACTTATTTGTAAGTTCATCTCTACAAGTATGCATACATCACATTCATTCATATTGTGCTCAGTTATAATTTCTCAATAACGCCATACATGTTATCTATGTGTGTTTCTGAAGCAGCATGATATTTCTCTCTTTTAAGCAAAAAGTAGTGAAGGAAGGAATATTATTCCCACTTTTGATCCAAACGAAGTCATGACTGTAGTTTCATATATGTTGACGTCATTGGCAACACTTCTTTATACCTGAGGCCAACGATCATATCCACGTACTCATGTACACTTAAAGTTACAAGCATGTTAGGCAATACAAATCATATGTAGTTTGAGCACTGATGCACTTGCCACTCACAGGCTGCAAAGCAAGCTCGACTTGAGAAGTTTGAGGTCCCAGCCAAAATCAAGTTGATGCCAGAGCCATGGACCCCCGAGTCGGGCCTCATCACTGCTGCCCTTAAGCTCAAGAGGGAGGTGATCAGGAAGACGAACGAGAATGATCTGGCTCAGTTGTATGCCTAAGGGTTCTGCCACTCTTTTTGACACGTTCAGCTGTGGAGATGGTATAGAGGGCCAATTTGTCGATGTTAAAGGGGACCATTCTCGAGGACTGTGTTTTTTGTTCCGATGGAGGAGGTACCCTTGAATTTTAAGTTGTGGCTTCTCTTGATGCCGAGAAGCTATCCCGCCGTTTCAAGAGCACTTCGATGTAGCCTCATATGATGCTTCCTGCAAGTGTTTAAATAAAATGGCATTGGATTCTTGTTGCTTTTGTTCTCTTATCCTGAGATAACTGTTGGCTGCTGGTTTTTATCTAGAATGGTGTGGTGCCTGTGTTCTTGAGTTCGCCGAGGTTTTAAACAATATGGTCGACCGGGTTTCATGAAAATACTGTCGGAATCCTCGCTGAATTCGTTCGTATTGCAGAGGTACGTGATGTAAATTTAACTCTGCAAAAGACATCAACAACAAAATGTAAATCTTTTGAACCATGCTTGTCGGGCTATATTCAACATTATAGAGAGTTGTATTTTTAATTTGGAAGTTACATACAACATTTCAAATACATACTAAGTCGTAAAGAAACACACAAGTACAGTAGGCTATATGTTTGGATAAACCCTGCCACTTCTTTGCCAACCACTGGAAAGGATATTGCTCCCACCCAAGGTTATATgattttttagattacacaatTCAGACACTCATAACACACGCTATGAACACATGAACGCAAATTGCATTTTCGAAGATTAAGCCGACAAATCCTCAAGGTTGACGAGGTCATCACAGGCATCTCGCTGGCGACAAGAACATTGTctaccactgaaagcacaatGCCGTTAAATTTTAGAATATTCGCTTCCAAGAAATCGAACCTCACCTGATGTGCTACCGAATTTCTTGTAATCACAAGGCTATATTCACACCGAAGGTTATAAAGTTATAGGTGACGATGGCTGCAACACCGACCTCCTTTGAACTAGCAGTTGATGGTACCGTGAAGGTCGACGGTTGGTTGAGAAGATGAGGATCTTGTGGTACTTCCAtggttagaaaaaaaaacattcatttTTTCTTAACTCTAACTTTAAATCTTGCTGAATTTGTCAAGCTTAAGACGGAGGCGGAGGAGTTTAGCACAAATCTCGTTCCCTATATTGTAAGATAAATAAGTCGTGTGCCCCAAAAATATGTCGTAAAATTATTCTTATTACTTTTTATGTTtgtaaataaaatatttttgaagCTACTTATAATAATCAAATTATTAAAAGCTGTACTAAATCCTGCCAAAAGTTCCATGATGGTTATATATATGCTCCCGTCACGAAATTGACTTGTTCAGTCGGAGTTGCGTCTCACCTGCGCACTTTCATTTTCATACCAGCAACCTGATTCAAACTTATTCAATCCATATTCAGCACATCTTTGCGCCATTACCACGTGATTTCGTATTTACGGAAGGAAATTCAAGCCAGGGGCACACGCAACACAAAGATCGCGTTTTCAGCTCCGACAAAGTTTGCCGGAATTCGTGAAAAGATTTTGCGGTTTTCGTGACCCTCGAGGCAACCCAAGAAAatacggcaaaaaaaaaagaggcatgACTCGTCATCCGTCCGCACTCTCTTTCCTcccggcctcctgctgctgacGCGCCCCACCCCGGCGGTCGCCGCTTGCTCGCTccctcacccgccgccgcctcgtccgcaGGGCGTCCgtccgccggccatggcgacggTGGAAGGGTACAAGACAGAGGTGCGATTCATTAATTTCTCTTTACTTTTGGTGGTTGGGGGTGAAGGGTTCGCAATCGCATCTCCCCTAATCTTTCAGCTCGGGAGCCTGCTAAAGATAGCATTTTTGTCTAGCTGCGCAGCCGCCTGGATTAGGCCCAAGAACCGGGCGATctgcggcgaccatggcgaccGACGacttggccggcggcggcagggaagGGGAGCGGGAGGGGGCCCTCGGATACATCCTCtcgctcccggcggcggcgctgccttTGCCCGTCGCCGTCTCCTGCCTTGACGCCACCGTCCCGCGCAAGGCGCGCAGCCGCCCCCGCCTCCACGCCCAGCCGTGCTCCTGGTGGACCTTCGAGCTCCCCGTCCCCGCGCCGGAGGAGGCGAAGACCCCAGCCCCCACAGCGCCGGCGGCCACGAATCCGACCGAGGAGGCGAGGCCTCCCCGTCCCCAGCGCTCGCGCCCGCCCGTGTGCCAGGCCCCGCCCCACGACCCCCATACCCCCGCGCCAGCCATGGAGAGGCCGGCCAAGAGGGCGAGGAGGTGCCTGCAGTGCGGAGCCATCGAGACGCCGCAGTGGAGGTCGGGCCCGATGGGGTCGGGCACGCTCTGCAACGCCTGCGGGGTCCGGCTCAAGGCGGCCGGGGCGCTGCGGGAGCAGGTGCACcggcccccgccggcgaccGCGAGGACggtcgccgagccgccgccggagagccCGGTGGCAGACTCGTCGCCGGACGGCCCGATCTGGGAGCCCGGGTCAGTTCCCGACGTGTACCTGCTGAGGAAGAAGCCGCCGAAGCGGGGCAGGTCTCCGCCTCCGAGGACGGagcccgcgtcgccgccggcgccggcggtgttcctggtcaagaagaagaagaagaaggcgccGAAGACGCCGAACAAGAAGCCGTGGCGGCCTCGGAAGTCGGCGAAGCGGTGCCTGCACTGCGggtcgtcgtcgacgccgcAGTGGCGGGAGGGCCCGATGGGCCGCAGCACGCTGTGCAACGCGTGCGGCGTGCGGTACAGGCAGGGGCGGCTGCTGCCGGAGTACCGGCCGCTGGTGAGCCCCACCTTCGAGCCGTCGGAGCACGCCAACAGGCACAGCCAGGTGCTCCAGCTTCACCGACAGCGGAAGGGCCACCAGAAGAACCAGCAACCCCTGCCAACGGAGGAGCCGCGACCCGTGGACCACCCGACCGGCGCGCCAccgtgcagcggcggcggcgatgacccGATGAACGTGCTCCTGCCCCGGCGATGGCACAACAAGAACGAGTACCCGCCAACACCGCTGCACCAGCCTCTGCCGCAGCCGGCGGAcagcctcgccggcgaccaACACGTTGGGGACGTCGACGAGCCGGCCCCAGGACGTGGCGGCAGCAATAATGACCCAAACGACGCGCCGAGCTCGCTGGACCCGTTGCTGCTCGAAGGGCGCTCGCTGGACCCGTTGCTGCTCGAAGGGCCGTCGGCGCCGCTGATCGTCGACGGAGACGATCCCTTCGTCGACTAGCTAGCCTATCCAACTAGAGAAAATCAGCTGAGATGAGAATAGTAATCTTCTTCGACCTTTTTTCCCGGTAACTTTTATCGATTTGGTTGAGTGTACCAGTTTGTCTCGGAAAATTTTCGTGTAGGATTTGATCGTGGCAGGATTTGCAGCAACGCTCCAGCCAATTCTGAGATATACGTGAATTATAGGTCTTTTGATTTTTTTCGCTCCAAGTTTGACCAttcgttttattcaaaaatttgtgtaaaatatcaaattttttttgttgtggttTACTTCATCAatacaaattcttcaataatgagttaaatttgactatatttttataaattttttgaataagacgagtgatcaaatttagtgttaaaaaaatcaaacaacttataatttagacttataatttagaatggagggagtatatacgtGCAGTAGGAGCATGCTTTGCCTGCAACTGTGCCTTTTTCATGACTCACAACACAAATGGTACTCCATCCAGTCTTGTCGATGTGAAGTGAGCCGAATTGGGCAAGACGATGTGCCGGTGGAGTCCTCTGAATCCCTCCGACTCAGAGGCCTACAAAACCTACCTATTCATAGGCTTGCAGATGCAGATTGGGTCGGTGATGCTTCTCTCTTCACCGAAAAGCAAGAGAGAACAGAAAAGCATGCCACCTGCTATGACCTCACCAATCTTTGCCATGTTTCACCGAATTGGGAGGTGATGGTGCATGGCAGTGATGGTGCAACAGAGGTCATATATGCAGCAGGACTGCAGGAGCATGCTTGCCTGCAACCGTGCCTTCATGAAATGATCATTCTTTGCGATCATTCTTTGCCATGTTTCACCGAACTGTGAGGAAACCGTGTCCCTGTTCTGAGCTCCAACTAGTGGTTCACCAGGATACACTGCGCTTGTGAGCAATCTCTTGATTTACTTCTGCCACAATTGTCTTTTATTGCGTCCTCAATAGTCAGCATGTATTGGCACCTTAACTTTGTGTTTTTTTAGACGAACCAGATTTATATTTCATTCATATTTTGGTGATTACAGTCCAAAACTTACAAAGACATCTCTAAAAGAAAGTGAAAGTACATTCTAGTCCTTGTAAGCACCTCCCCGTCTCTAAAAGAAAGTGAAAGTACATCTCTAAAAAACGACGTGCTTTATTGACACCTTCAAAATAATGCGGGCTAAATTCAGATCTCAAAGCTTCGATCGTAATACAAAATACTTACCAAGTATACATTGTTTCACTTTCAATAATTATTCATTTTAACATTTCATTTTAAATCCACATGTGGTCATACTTACAAATTAtcattctaaaaataaaaaattctactATACTTATTTGAATAATTCATTCGTGGTACAAATAAATACCAAGTATACCTTTTTTTACTTTCAATGATTATTCAATTTAACATTTCACATTTAGATCCACATATGGTCAAACACacacactcattctaaaaatttaaaaaatatactaCACTCCTTTACAATATATAtgatcatatatacaagtaaattATATCAACTCTCTATACTCATTTAGATCAACTAATACAAGTAAATTGCATCTACATATACAAACCTTAAATACCACATTTGAGCTTAAATGttgtataaataaaaaaactccaACTTTCACAATCTAAATAAAAACTTCgcatttctctatttctaaaccataaaatgagctacacaagcaatgAAAGATGAGAATCAAGAGCCTTCACAAAAATCATGGAGGAAATGGGCaagagctgaatggctcgggcgggggaggAGAAAGGAGATAAGGGGTTGTGGgtattttgtcccggttggaaccaccaatcATACGGATGAGAAGAAAGGGGATAAGGATGAGAAGAAAGAGGATAAGGGGTTGTGGGTATTTTATCTTGGTTGGAACCACCAATCGGGACCAAAGACTCTTAATTTATTTCGGATGGTGGCTCCAATTAGGACCAAAGGCCCCTGCACCCTGCCTTCCGGCTAGTCATTGGACCTGGGACTAAAGATCTCATTGGTCCTGAGCCCAACGACAGTAGGTCAGTCTCAGTGTACAGTTTCATGACACAATTTAATGactgtgccagatgagtttcatggtgatgaaactcttctCACATCCCACGAAACTCCATCATTCTCTCTGCTTGCCATGTCACAAAAAATGATGATATTTAATGACATGAAACCCTCCATCAAATCCTCCTTGAAATTGGCCTAGTCAGTGGTGGATCACAACCATATTCCGTAGTAGTAGTACTAACTAGAGCCGGACAAATAGCTCGTAGCTTGTTAACTTTCTCGGCTCACAACCGGCTTGGCTTGGCTCGTCTTATTACAATAACGAGCCgagctagtttttttttgctcGTTATGTTAACGCGAGCTAAGTTATGATACGGAGCTCGATCGAGCCGAGCCGAACCGGCTCGTTAAAGATGATTTTGGGAAAAAGAATGCCATCCCCGCCCGGGACAACGCTGTGGCCATGCGAGGTGCGGGGTGACGCGCAAGGGCTGCACGCCCCACGAGGCCGGATCTACTACGGAGGACGGGAGGAGGGAGCTGTGCTTCCCAAAACTTGGACTAACATAGAGCgcgcagtttttttttttgagagaggaaaaaaaagggcGTCCTCGTGAATGGGCCGGCGGCCCAGTTCCACGCGTCCGGTTTTCCTGGGCAAACGGGCCACCTTCAATCTTCACGggtgctcgccgcgccggaCCCGGATGGATCTTCCGACCGATACACGGAAATCCTATGGATCTTCCGTATATCAAGCCAGCAGCTGTCTTGGACCTGGTGCACGTGCGACCTGGTGGACATGGATCAGCTTGTTTACCGTCATGAGGTTTCAAACTTCAATCTTGTTTTTCTCTCTAATTCTTCATCCAATTTCAATTCCATTTAAACCATAATGTTTCTTTGAACTTTCTTCACAAAATAAGATCGCATATGCCTATACTTTTATTTTCTAATAGATTCAACACTTTAATTATTCCAGTTCAACAATTCAGATATACCACTCTAAAATTCTAGATATACTACAAGAAATTCAACGTTCCCAAGGGATCGAGGGAGTTATTTCTTGGTGAGTTCAACACTGGTAGGTGGTGGACtgcaatgattttttttttttgggtgctTACTTCTGGCTCCACTGAGTAAACATGAAATTTGAGCTTGAATAAAAActtgtggaagaagaaataaaaagagAAACCAGCACGTGAAGAACTGTTTCTTCAACTGTTAGTGGCTTAGTGTGACCGAGCTGCGATGGCTAAGCGAGGTtgagctgcagcctgcagctgtGGCCGGCGAGGCCATCTGGGTGATACGCCATTATGGATGGCTGCAGCAAGCCAGCAATGAACTCATGGTGGCTAACGAGGACCAAGTGGTTAGTGCCTCCATCACACAAAGGGGAAATTTTTCCCAGAGCTTGGGAACACACCACAGGGCTAAGGTTCATTCACAAAAACACGTTGAAAAGGATTAGGTTAAAATGCTACCATTACAAGCTCTGTTCCGAAGAGTAGACTAATATTTTTACATCCACATTTACATAGTAATATTGACTGACAACATTATAGACATTGCAAGCTCTACACCGAAAGGATCAACTAACTTTACATCAGACGACGATCAAAGCGAGTCTCAGGCGGTCAGGCCACGCACACAGCATGCAGCCTCCGTCTCTTGGGAATCTGCGGTGCCAATTCCTCCTTTGGCAGCAGCTCCAGCGCGCCGATCTTGGCGAACCACGGATGCTTGAGCGCCGCGGCTGCCGTGAGCCGCTTCTCCGGGTTGCACGTGAGGAGGCCGCTCAGGACCTCGAATCCTTCCTTGGACAGCTTCGTCTTGGTGAGCCGCTTCTCCGGCTTATCAAGTAAATAGTAGATTATAGCATTTGTTTTGTGACATTCGCCATAGGTACAAAAAATATAGTGCATTAATTAAAACACCTAGATTTGGCATTATACCATAGCATTTATAAACTAAAGTTGTAGTATGTGCGGAGTGACTGTGGGCAGCCCACCTTTTTGTATCTCTCATTTGGAGATCCTCTCTTTTGTCTTATAGCGCTAGGGcatgagagagaggaagagtggCTATTTGTTTGAGATTTTTGCCATccatgctttgttttggctaGAAGTGGTTTGTAACCGGACCTCATGGAGTAATCAAAATATTGATTTCGTGTATCATCTTTGCATCCCGagcgtttttctttttctgtgattttaggGTGGGTTTTCGTGTGATTTTCAATTCCAGAGATTTACTTGATCTTTttgcaaacttttttttttctgttagaTATTGAGGTTGCACTTCTTTGGAAGTTTTGTTCAAATACATGAAGTTTTGAGTGAGTAATTTGCGTTTGAAAATCAGGAGTGTTCTTCTTTTAAAGAGATTACAACGCTGTATAATATATCCGTATAATATGTTGaactaatttattagaaatGTTAAATTTGTTGTCAAGAGATGTTGAGCCTGCTATAAGAAAATGTTTAATGAAAGAACGATGAATATCACTTGTACCATACCCCACGTGATGATATGCTCATAATCTTTTTATTAGCCACGTCAGTTCACCGATGTGCCCTGTTAATCAACTCATAATTAGTTCAGACTTCCCATACGCTGCCTGTTTGAATATACAATACGCAGAACCTGTAATTCCACATAATGCAGGCTATTTTGGGCATATTACGTATATATCTGTTGGGCTGTTGGTCGATTAAAAACAAATAGGAACCCCCACCGATACATGCTGGCATGCAAGTTGCCTGTTGGGCACAATCCACTggtcagcaaactgtgcaaatcaTCCACACTGTCTTACAAGTGTGCTGTGTGCACTGTGCTCCCATATTTAAGCTAGAAAAGTACTACCAGACCCCAAAACCCCTGCCAAAGATCTAGCACTAAACCGGGTATAGTGCCACGAATGCATAATTTGCCCAGCACTAGTCATAGGGGTGCAAATTAATAACCCTTAGGCCCCCCTCCAATCAtctttaatttaaaattttgtactaattatcCAAAATGAGATCTCATTTTGAAGaattaatacaaaattttgaactaaagagaattGGAGATCACCAATTGACACCCCTAGCTAGTCATAACATCACCATCACAAGAACGAAACAGATGAACAAAAGGTGTCCTCGACACTCAGTCGCATCGCATGCCCTTGCTTATTCTTATTCACCAGATTACAACGCCGTCCAGCCATACCACACCCCAACAAAAAGAAGAAACTGTGCATAAATAATGAGCATCGACCAcagcccaccaccaccaccacagacTGGAGAAAGAATGGCATCGGCACCACAAGGGGAAGTCCTCCCTTGGCTGCACACGTTTTTTTCTCAGACCCAAACAGAAGAGCGAAAACTAGACAGAATTAAAATAACCCTCTAAAGAGCTCCAGCTTCTTGTCTCATGAATATAAAACAGGGCCCAGCCAGGGCCAGGCATGGTATCGACATCTGGAACGTGCCTAGTCTGCACGGGACTGGCCGGCGCGGGATGAGAGGATGATGCCGACGATAAGACCGTAGAGGGCAAGTGCTTCGGCAAAAATGAGGATGAGGATCATGCCCACGAACAGCTTAGGTTGCTGAGCGTTAGCCCTGTGGGAATGGAAAACAGTAAGGATTAGAAATTTGTGTGACATAATTCAATTTCAATGCAGCACAGATAATGGAACATGTCTAAAACACTGAAATGACCTAAAAAAGTAGAAGTGAAAACAAAACTATGTTCTACAAGGACTGTTTTAATCCGGAAATAACTATCAACATTACTTGCTAATCAAATTACTATACTAAAATGAAAATACCATTTTGACAGAGATAAGCACTTGAAGCtttgaattttaaaataaaCACTAACACTTACCATATAATCTTTACACACTACAAGAAACAATTTTCTACCGTATATAGCTATATAATTACTCCCAAAGTTCAGAAATTCCTTCAATAAAGCACTAGATCTGCATACAAGCTATGAAAAGCAACCAACATTCTATTGGGTTCATGGCTTAGCATAGGGTTCACTCACAAGAATGCTGAAATCATAACAGAAATCACAACAATGTGCAGATAGAAGATCCTACTGACTAGGAAACTACCAAGGCCCAAGACAAACAGAGCATAATGATGAAATCATAAAAGAGATCAGCAAATGATATCCCCCCTCCCTGCCCCGCTCTGATATGTTTAGTAAGTTGACAAGGTAGATAATTATGTTCTCACACAAGGTACATTCCCAAATATAGCAACTGCTGAAAGAAATGGCATCATTGTCTTGAATTAGAAATGACACCATCATGAGTTTTCAATGGATCAGGATAGTTTCCTAAGATAAATAATATGATAGTGTGACATGAGTGGAGCACCATTATGATTTATGAAAAATAAACAATGAAAAACAAGAAATGGCACCATCATCAGTTTTTAAAGGATCAGGATAATTTCCTAAGATAAACAATATGATAGTGGGCATGAGTGGAGCACCATTATGATTTATGAATAATAAACAAGGAAAAACAGGAACATGTTGCCCTTAATCTCATTCTGAACGAGTTAAATAAATATATTGAGGCGAATCACTATCATTTTACCACATAATTAGAGAAGCTTCCTAATTTAGTTGCTGTGATAGTCATGACATTAGTAGAGAACAGTTAAGAATAGTAATGACGAGCAGTCATAGTTCACCTTAACTAAGCTGGTTTATGTCAATGGTGTGACTGTCATTTACTATTTGA containing:
- the LOC120663696 gene encoding suppressor of ferric uptake 1-like isoform X2 — protein: MATVEGYKTEPPGLGPRTGRSAATMATDDLAGGGREGEREGALGYILSLPAAALPLPVAVSCLDATVPRKARSRPRLHAQPCSWWTFELPVPAPEEAKTPAPTAPAATNPTEEARPPRPQRSRPPVCQAPPHDPHTPAPAMERPAKRARRCLQCGAIETPQWRSGPMGSGTLCNACGVRLKAAGALREQVHRPPPATARTVAEPPPESPVADSSPDGPIWEPGSVPDVYLLRKKPPKRGRSPPPRTEPASPPAPAVFLVKKKKKKAPKTPNKKPWRPRKSAKRCLHCGSSSTPQWREGPMGRSTLCNACGVRYRQGRLLPEYRPLVSPTFEPSEHANRHSQVLQLHRQRKGHQKNQQPLPTEEPRPVDHPTGAPPCSGGGDDPMNVLLPRRWHNKNEYPPTPLHQPLPQPADSLAGDQHVGDVDEPAPGRGGSNNDPNDAPSSLDPLLLEGPSAPLIVDGDDPFVD
- the LOC120663696 gene encoding suppressor of ferric uptake 1-like isoform X1 yields the protein MATVEGYKTEPPGLGPRTGRSAATMATDDLAGGGREGEREGALGYILSLPAAALPLPVAVSCLDATVPRKARSRPRLHAQPCSWWTFELPVPAPEEAKTPAPTAPAATNPTEEARPPRPQRSRPPVCQAPPHDPHTPAPAMERPAKRARRCLQCGAIETPQWRSGPMGSGTLCNACGVRLKAAGALREQVHRPPPATARTVAEPPPESPVADSSPDGPIWEPGSVPDVYLLRKKPPKRGRSPPPRTEPASPPAPAVFLVKKKKKKAPKTPNKKPWRPRKSAKRCLHCGSSSTPQWREGPMGRSTLCNACGVRYRQGRLLPEYRPLVSPTFEPSEHANRHSQVLQLHRQRKGHQKNQQPLPTEEPRPVDHPTGAPPCSGGGDDPMNVLLPRRWHNKNEYPPTPLHQPLPQPADSLAGDQHVGDVDEPAPGRGGSNNDPNDAPSSLDPLLLEGRSLDPLLLEGPSAPLIVDGDDPFVD
- the LOC120663696 gene encoding suppressor of ferric uptake 1-like isoform X3, which translates into the protein MATDDLAGGGREGEREGALGYILSLPAAALPLPVAVSCLDATVPRKARSRPRLHAQPCSWWTFELPVPAPEEAKTPAPTAPAATNPTEEARPPRPQRSRPPVCQAPPHDPHTPAPAMERPAKRARRCLQCGAIETPQWRSGPMGSGTLCNACGVRLKAAGALREQVHRPPPATARTVAEPPPESPVADSSPDGPIWEPGSVPDVYLLRKKPPKRGRSPPPRTEPASPPAPAVFLVKKKKKKAPKTPNKKPWRPRKSAKRCLHCGSSSTPQWREGPMGRSTLCNACGVRYRQGRLLPEYRPLVSPTFEPSEHANRHSQVLQLHRQRKGHQKNQQPLPTEEPRPVDHPTGAPPCSGGGDDPMNVLLPRRWHNKNEYPPTPLHQPLPQPADSLAGDQHVGDVDEPAPGRGGSNNDPNDAPSSLDPLLLEGRSLDPLLLEGPSAPLIVDGDDPFVD